The window TGACGCATTGAGGGATTGAACAAGTTGAAAGCCCGGAAGCCCCGTCATGAGAATCAATGCAACTTGGCGGCCGCCCGGTCGATAGACGATATTGAGTGGACGCGGAACTGGCACATCAGTGTGCTGTTGAACCAATCTGAGAGCCTCTGCCTCATTTCGAATACGGTCTAGCTCATCGACCAAGTTTGACTCTAAGATAAAGGCCAAAAGGTAAGCGGGTGACACTGGCTGATTGTATGGGGTAAATGCCAAATCGAAGTAACATTCATGTTTATTCAGGGTGCCTGAATTTGTGGACTGAGAATCACGGGAATTGCAGCCATATTGGCTACCTTGTGTTGAACATAACGCTTGGAACTAAATTCCTTTGTATCTTGGATACTCCCGAGTCATCTCTGGGCTTGATACGTACTGGTAACAAAAAACTAACAAAGGAATTACGAACGAGAGATCTACGGCTTTGAGTTTGTCGAGGCTACACATGAACACATTTGAAACTACCAGCATCAATCTCTTCCCTGGGAAGATTTCTCACATCTATGAGGAGTGTTGACTAGAACTAGCTTGTGTCAAAGCGACTCATAATACCTTGTGCCTATTGTCTGCACAATGCTAGGTAGCAGTCCTCTTAACAAAGCAGAAGTGCTACAGACTGTGTCAACATAACGTCAAGATGTGACTCATTACAATATTCACAGTTGAGAAGCTGCATGGCGCAGCAGAAGCGCGCCAGCTCATAACCCGGAGGTCACTTGATCGAAACAAGTTGCAGCTAAACTTCTtcattccccccccctcctcccccgctcccccCCTTTATTCTGGGGTTCATCCCATTCTTTGTTTTAAGCTTCATGTCCTTGAAGTCAAGCGTATGTTTTGTCTCATCAAGCCCTGGTATACCTCTCGGTGATTTGGACCAACCATCAAAGTCATCAGGCAAGGTTTGGCTGGGCCTTGGCTTCTCACTCTCAACCTGATTAAATGTGCTTCAGAAACTCCAGGCTTGCTGTTATCGTCAAATTACATGAATTTTACGGCTGACTCATGACCGTTGAAACATCGAGCTTTACCCTGCCGTGGGGTGAAGGTGTTGTTCCTGCTGGTAAGATGGGTGGATCAGGATGGCTGTGGctcctttccaccacctgccGGCGACCAAGGCATGTTTGTTGGCTCCTTTCCTCTGAGCCACTGAGTGAGCATGCTGGAAAAGGAATTGCATTTCCTTCACAAGGTGCCGCTCTGGTGATACTGTGGAGTCTACCGTGTGGCTCTGATTTCTTGCAACCAAGCCCACTTTCTTTCTCTCGCTCAGGCTCCTGGCTACGTCGCTTCTTCACCAATCCATTCATGTTTGTCTTAGCTTCAGTCCCTAGTTACCTCACCTTAGTTTATACGATAGGACCGCTTAAGCAGAAAgaatcatcaccaacagccaGAGAGTATAACAAGTCATGAGGAGGATTTCCCACATAAGGTCCCAAACCAACCTCGGTCCTGCAACAGGTTTCCGTGGAACTGACAATGCAGCAACGGGCCTCTGCTATCCAAGGATGCCACTCGTGGTGATGACTTTCTCGTCGGCGGATACACGACAGGCAAACAACAGCTAACCGCTATCAATCATCGTGTGCCCATGGGTagagatcaagaaggcgacCCCACGTTCTCGCCGTCTGATGGTGCTGCCCACCTCAAACTCAACTAGGTAATATATGCTACCGACGTGCAGAAGATGAAAAGAGAGCTGCAATTCACAACGATCGGACCCCAATACCTGATATGTTTCGTCGACAACTCCGACATGCAAATGTTGACTGGAGAGTGTGAGGCCATTGCGTCTGCACAAGGCTCCAGAGATAGTCACTAGACAGGAAAACATACCCACAAGGCGTTCAAAGATGGTCATCAGGCGTTAAAGGATTGTGGATAGGCGCGCAGGGACAGTCGATAGGCCTAGAAATATAGTTGATAGGCATTCAAATGTGCTTGATGGGCCTTCAATAACGGCCAAGGGGTTCCAACTGATAGTCGACAGACATTCAAAAGTTGCTGATACACGGTGTTTGTGGATATTAATGCCAATAATCCACAGCAATACAGCCACATTCCATCCTGCCTCCCTGGGCCAGAAGATGATTCCCGTATATAGTACCTGCTCAACCCTCGACAGCCTTCTCAAAAAGCCAATttgctcaccaccctcgccttctcccaccCTTCCTCCGTCCGaaacacatccaccaccctctcctgccaaaactcctccgccgcctccctcgccgtcaaCCCATTATACacatccaacacctccctaTCCGCCCCCTCCCTGAGCAGCATCAGCACCGTCTCTGCGTGTCCATGCCTGGCAGCAATCCACAGCGCCGTCTGCCCATAGTGTCCCGAAGAATCAATatccatcccaaacccaatcAGCTGCTGCGCCACGCTCGTGTGCCCGTTCCTCGCCGCGATCCAGAGCGCACTAGTCTGGTTCTCGGAGTCCCTCTCCTGCTGCAAGACCTCGTGCACAACCCCCTTTTGCTGGAAATACATCGTCAGCGCCTTGACGGCGTTGCCGTGCCCCATCGATGCTGTCTTCCATAGCACGGTTCTATTCTCGCTTGATGCTCCGGGCCCGTAGTCGGCCTTTTCATCGAGAAGCATCCTCACGCAGTAGGGGTGATTGGCAACGGCCGCCATCCAGAGCGGTGTCCGTCCTGACGAGTCCTTTGCGTCAATTTTGGCGCCGCGGGAGACCAGGGTTTTGGCGATGGGTTGGTGTCCCTGGCTGCAGGCTACCCACAGGGCGGTAGAAGCGTTTTCGTTGCAGGGAGTCTCCAGTTCGGCGCCCCGGTCGAGGAGCTTGTTCACATAGGTCGATTTGTTGTCTTCGCAGGCTATGTAcaggggggtgaaggggatgCCGTTGAGgccggaggggaggttgatatCGATGTCGGGCCGGGCGAGGAGCATATCGACGATGAGATGGTGTCCGTACATGAGGGCGGAGCCGAGGGGGGTTTGCCCTCCGCGGCCTTTGTGGTTGACGTTGACGTCGTTGcagttgaggaggagcttggccATTTCGAGGTGGCCCTggagggcgatgatgttgagCGCCGTGTCACCGTGGCAATCCTTCACGTTGGTGTTGCAGTGAggaaggacgaggaggcaAGAGAAGAGGGACTCGTATCCTGGTTTGTCGGCTAGAAAGACCAACGGTGGTCCTCGAGAGGTGTGCCAGGCGTTGACGTGGAAGCTTGGCCTGGCAACGactgctgccgccgctgcttGGTTTCCTTGTTTGATTGCCCATTGAAAGGCCTGACTGGGGATCTGGTCCAGTTGATTTAGTAGATGCTTCAAGTCCCACTTCGTAGACGGCTCAGGGCCTGGGATGCTCGGTATTTGTCGATATTTCAGATACAAAATCGTGTTTTCAATCACTCGGTGCAGGGACATGTTGTAGTCTGGCTGCAGTATCCCATCAGCACTTGCATCCGACGCTATGCCGATCAGCGCATAGATATTATCGCGTGGATCGGTGGCCTTGCTTGCACCGAACCGCCCCAGGAGTGAACACAGATCCGGTGCGTCTTTCCACCATGACTTTTGCCGCAAGTATCCGGGCATGATATCCAAGACAGCTTGGGTGTGCTCGTCAACTTCTAACACCATTAGCTTGGGCATGAGAACAAACACCCGTGACGGAATGGTGTTGAGACCACAGCTGATAACAGCGCTCCTGGCGCTGAAAACCTCTTGGAGGATCCATACCCTCTTGAACCATGGCCGGCTTAACATATCTTTCAAGGCGTTGACCCGGCATGTTTTGATGCTGGTCTCGCCCGTTCCGTCTCTCTTCACCAATATTGACCACTCCTTAACCCAAGCATCTGGCGAATTCCTTCGACAGTTCTTCCTTTTAGTTGCTCGCTTGTCCAGCTGGCTCATCAAACCCATGAGAAGATCGATGTCGTCCGTACCTGGCCCAAGCCATATGTGCACATTCTGGGCGTTGGAATAAACCAGCCTCATTTGCTTCACCTGGTGGTTCTTTTCTCGATGGCTCCTTTGGTCGATACACAGGGCGTCAACCCATAGGATTCGATCCTCGTCTGGCTGCCTCAGACAACTCAAGGCCAAGTAGAGATTTTCTGTCACCGCAGCCTTCTTCCCGCATAGTTCAATTTCCTTTGATATTGGCGCATCACCCCACGCATAGGAGAGAGCCTCATAAGGGACACCTTCAACCTGGTGGAGAAAGGTCTCAAACAGTTCACATCGAACCGGTTCGTCCACGCGGCCTCTGAGAAGACGTATGAGACGGATTGCATCGGTTTTGAGGTCGATAGGTGTGTATGTGTAGTGAGAATCCGGCGACATGACGTTGCGCGTCCGATCTCCGGCTCCCGAGGGTCAAAAATTATAGAATGAGACGTTTTTGAAGCTGGAACGTGAATTACGCGCCGAGGGCTGCAAAGGTGCTGCGGGGTCAATCCAGCTCTCGATCAATCATCGACGAGACAGCAAAAGCGCTCACTGCCGCAGGCGCACTGCTGTGTGACTTGATGGGACACAttttttgttgcttgtgGCTCAGAATCCGGCCCTGTCAGTGGTCGTCAACTGTGCTTGCCGCAATCGAGGTTGCCTTGAAAAAAATATTGACCAATCACCTTCGTCTGCTTCCGATAGATAGTTGATCAAGGGCCTGACATGCCTGGAAGAAAGAGGGCATGTTGCCTCGACAGTATTGTTTGACACACACGGCCAAGGATGGGAATGCTCAATCCGAGCAGAGCTCATGGTTCGAACGAAGCGCTGTACTGTATAAGAACCGGCTGatggcccaagcttctcgaTCCTCGGCGGCAGCCCCTACTCGGGCTCGCGTTCCGGTTCCGCGGGTTTTGGGTGATCCCCTCACTGCACATCCCACGGCCGCTTTTTCTATCGAACAGTGCAACATCAACCGTCGTGCAGGCGAAGCACCCACCCGACGAATTGTCCTGGGCCCGGAGATCTGTTTCTTATCACTGCATTCGCCTTGTGAAAGTCCCCTTATCAGAGGCAATCGTCTTAGACCCCCGCTTAACGCACGCCAGCAGCGTGTGTGTTGAGCAGCGGATTGCTGGACTGTCCGCAAATATGGAGGAACTGCCCGAGCTGGCCGATAATAATGATCACTCGGCAAAGAGAGCCGTAGGTAGCACGTCCCTCACTACATGATGGTAGAAGAACGGTCGATAATTTCGCCGTGTCAGACTTTTGGTGATATCGAAGTTAACACTGACAAATATGTTTCGGACAGTGTGACCAATGTCGGCAGCGGAAGGTGTGTATATTCACTTCCACCATCAATGTTTGACAGAAGTGCTAAGTCGAAGTGCCGGGTAGATTCGTTGTGATAGAGAGTTGCCTGTATATTCAAACTGTAGAACTGCCAGTCGGAGTTGTAGCTCGACCGGCCTCGGCCAGAAGCCTCGCGAACCCAGGCAGAGAGTTCTCATCACCCATCAATAGTGAGGAAATGCCCGTCTTCATTGTTGCCCATTTCTGTCGGTACCCCCTTCTGGGAAGACTAACACCCACCCATTTGGTTGTTTGCAGTGAGAGAAAGATCGATAGTCTCGACTCCCGCCTGGGAGCCATCGAGAAGATGCTGCACAAATTGaccgtctccctcaacaaccgaGGCCCACCAACAGCATCCTCGAGTATCTCTCCTACACTCgagtcagcagcagcagcctcgtCATCGGCCCCTCGTGAGAATAGTGCAGATGCCTTGTTTGGTGCTGACAAAGACAATGAGAGCGATGACTTCGAGGCTACCgctttgatgaaggagcATACCGCATTTGCGACTCAGTTCATCGAAAACACCACATTTCCATTCCTCGATCCAGGGATGCGGGCGGCATTCTTGTCCCTGCAGGAGCTTGTCAAACTCCAAAACATCGAGAATGCCCGCCATGATGCGCGGTTCACCACTGCGAAACCTCTCCCAAAAGGCGGCTGGGCTGAACTGCCTATGCCGTCTGCTGATATAGTTCTCAGTGTCCTGCGCGAGATCAAACGTTTGTCAACACGTTATCCCTCTCCTGAAGGTCTTGTAAGTACTGACTCGAGCACAGAACACCCTCCTATGGGCTTTCCAGCAATTGCCACATTCACCGGCATCGAGGACTTTCCCGACAACGTTCGCAGGGTCTATTTTGCGACTGAAGAGTACAGTTTAATGCAATGGGGGATCGTGAATTTGGGCTTGTACTTCACCCTGCAAGAGAGAGGGGCTGCGTCAGAAGGGGATCGTCAGGTTCAACTGTTCGAGGCTTCGTTTCTTTGCCGGGATAACATCGAAACCGCGCTTACAAATCTCCCTCTTTTGTTACCGCAGCGCAGAGAGAGTGTCGAGCTTCTAATAATGGCTGTATGTATCAGCAGTGTCCTATCCTGTTCACGATGCGGGGCTGATCCATAGAGCAGACGATGTACGCCATCGAGGAGTCGAAATACTCGCTCGCCC is drawn from Podospora pseudocomata strain CBS 415.72m chromosome 1 map unlocalized CBS415.72m_1, whole genome shotgun sequence and contains these coding sequences:
- a CDS encoding uncharacterized protein (EggNog:ENOG503Q4W9; COG:S), translating into MSPDSHYTYTPIDLKTDAIRLIRLLRGRVDEPVRCELFETFLHQVEGVPYEALSYAWGDAPISKEIELCGKKAAVTENLYLALSCLRQPDEDRILWVDALCIDQRSHREKNHQVKQMRLVYSNAQNVHIWLGPGTDDIDLLMGLMSQLDKRATKRKNCRRNSPDAWVKEWSILVKRDGTGETSIKTCRVNALKDMLSRPWFKRVWILQEVFSARSAVISCGLNTIPSRVFVLMPKLMVLEVDEHTQAVLDIMPGYLRQKSWWKDAPDLCSLLGRFGASKATDPRDNIYALIGIASDASADGILQPDYNMSLHRVIENTILYLKYRQIPSIPGPEPSTKWDLKHLLNQLDQIPSQAFQWAIKQGNQAAAAAVVARPSFHVNAWHTSRGPPLVFLADKPGYESLFSCLLVLPHCNTNVKDCHGDTALNIIALQGHLEMAKLLLNCNDVNVNHKGRGGQTPLGSALMYGHHLIVDMLLARPDIDINLPSGLNGIPFTPLYIACEDNKSTYVNKLLDRGAELETPCNENASTALWVACSQGHQPIAKTLVSRGAKIDAKDSSGRTPLWMAAVANHPYCVRMLLDEKADYGPGASSENRTVLWKTASMGHGNAVKALTMYFQQKGVVHEVLQQERDSENQTSALWIAARNGHTSVAQQLIGFGMDIDSSGHYGQTALWIAARHGHAETVLMLLREGADREVLDVYNGLTAREAAEEFWQERVVDVFRTEEGWEKARVVSKLAF